In Candidatus Bathyarchaeota archaeon, a genomic segment contains:
- a CDS encoding tetrahydromethanopterin S-methyltransferase subunit H produces the protein MSRLFKFAKKQKVFEVAGVKLGGQPGQLPTVLIGSIFHKGHKIVKDPIKGVFDRRRAEHLINLQDEYSDKTGNPCMVDVVGETVEALDRYIDFVASITDSPILVNGVESSVRVEASRHAVEVGLKDRVVYNSLNFRCTQEELQVIGELGLEVAIVQSFNPHDPTPRGMLKILAGLLEKVEKYGVSKPLVLTPVLDIPSIGLAATGLKLIKENLGLPTGCPPVGVVGRWKRKSEYSPSAIDSCRGATLALVQTMGADFIIYGSLSKAPRIFPACAFIDAIIAYHARFQGVRPLTRNHPLYRIF, from the coding sequence GTGTCTCGTCTGTTTAAGTTCGCCAAAAAACAGAAGGTTTTCGAGGTGGCTGGGGTTAAGCTCGGTGGGCAACCTGGCCAGCTACCTACGGTTCTCATAGGTAGTATCTTCCATAAAGGCCATAAAATAGTTAAAGACCCTATCAAAGGCGTATTCGACCGGAGGAGAGCTGAACACCTCATAAACCTTCAAGACGAATACTCTGATAAAACCGGCAATCCATGCATGGTTGATGTCGTGGGTGAGACCGTTGAGGCTTTAGACCGCTATATCGACTTCGTAGCGTCTATTACAGATTCCCCTATACTTGTTAACGGAGTAGAGTCGTCGGTTAGGGTCGAAGCCTCAAGACACGCCGTAGAGGTCGGATTAAAAGATAGGGTCGTCTATAACTCGTTAAACTTCAGGTGTACCCAAGAAGAACTTCAGGTTATAGGAGAACTGGGTCTCGAAGTAGCCATAGTCCAGTCTTTCAATCCTCATGACCCCACACCGAGAGGTATGCTAAAGATCCTAGCGGGTCTACTGGAGAAAGTCGAAAAATATGGAGTATCTAAACCGCTTGTGCTTACACCCGTGTTAGATATCCCAAGCATCGGATTAGCCGCAACGGGTTTAAAGCTTATCAAAGAAAACCTGGGTTTACCGACTGGTTGCCCGCCAGTAGGAGTGGTAGGGAGATGGAAACGTAAAAGTGAATACAGCCCTTCAGCCATAGACTCTTGCAGAGGAGCTACGTTGGCTCTCGTCCAAACAATGGGGGCGGATTTCATAATCTATGGAAGCCTCTCGAAGGCACCCCGTATATTCCCCGCATGCGCATTCATCGATGCTATAATCGCCTACCATGCAAGGTTTCAGGGAGTGAGACCCCTGACGAGAAATCACCCGCTGTATAGAATCTTTTAG
- a CDS encoding DUF134 domain-containing protein encodes MVGRAWRWRWGLRGPGRPPKHRVIRSRPGRVLFVPMVGGAPLSSGEPVMLKPDEFEALRLVYLEGLTQENAAQMMGISRGTLWRALNNGRRKLVQAIVEKRPLEIYGEG; translated from the coding sequence ATGGTAGGTAGAGCTTGGAGGTGGCGTTGGGGTCTTAGAGGACCAGGCAGGCCGCCGAAGCATAGGGTGATAAGGTCTAGACCCGGGAGAGTTCTGTTTGTCCCGATGGTTGGAGGAGCTCCCTTATCTTCTGGAGAACCTGTGATGTTGAAGCCTGACGAGTTTGAGGCTCTTAGGCTTGTTTATCTGGAAGGGCTTACCCAGGAGAACGCGGCTCAGATGATGGGCATCTCTAGAGGAACCTTATGGAGGGCTTTGAACAACGGTAGAAGAAAACTTGTTCAGGCGATAGTCGAGAAGAGACCGCTAGAGATATACGGAGAGGGCTAA
- a CDS encoding NifB/NifX family molybdenum-iron cluster-binding protein: protein MSTGYPPYGGGYGRGRGRGGGYGQGRGMGRGMGFGSFPQQALEPIPPPPPGVLRVAASTDDGNGLNARISFRFARAPFLTIVDLRDGKAVDSRSIQNLLTAGARGVGVAVGQWLVSSGVRLVLAPHLGPNIMMVLSQAGVKVEMVPPGVTIEEALRRLRLVY from the coding sequence ATGTCCACGGGTTATCCACCTTACGGCGGAGGTTATGGACGTGGTAGAGGTAGAGGAGGCGGTTATGGCCAGGGAAGAGGTATGGGTAGGGGGATGGGTTTTGGGTCATTCCCTCAGCAGGCCTTAGAGCCTATTCCTCCTCCACCGCCTGGAGTATTGAGAGTTGCAGCGTCCACAGACGATGGAAACGGGTTGAACGCTAGGATATCCTTCAGGTTCGCTAGGGCCCCTTTCCTAACGATAGTAGACTTAAGGGATGGTAAAGCCGTAGATAGCCGCTCCATCCAGAACCTCTTAACTGCAGGTGCTAGGGGCGTTGGAGTAGCGGTTGGACAGTGGTTGGTATCCTCAGGCGTTAGACTCGTGTTAGCCCCTCACTTAGGACCGAATATAATGATGGTTCTATCTCAGGCGGGCGTTAAGGTCGAGATGGTTCCACCCGGTGTAACTATTGAAGAAGCACTTAGAAGGCTTAGGTTAGTGTATTAG
- a CDS encoding ATP-binding protein, translating to MEIVVASGKGGTGKTFVASNLCVYLKRNLSEEVVAVDADVEAPDLLMALGGSTREVVREEFYGSYMPTIDMSICFNCGRCAEACEFNAIHMAPEGPVIDYSKCEGLGTCAVVCSVKAITLVEDKTGDIYASETPFGITVVTGDLELGKGNSGRLVYDLKERAYRIASEKGVEFRVVDAAPGIGCPVVSSIAGSDLLITVVEPTPQSLKGSLRLLEVAETLGIKTVAIINKYNLNPDFTAEVEKKLGVEVLGYVPYDDAVVEAYTSAVPLLEYSPASKASEALVKCFDRFREGWFR from the coding sequence ATGGAGATCGTCGTAGCCAGCGGTAAGGGTGGTACAGGTAAAACGTTTGTAGCATCCAACCTATGCGTGTACTTAAAAAGGAACTTAAGCGAAGAAGTTGTGGCGGTAGATGCCGACGTCGAGGCTCCTGATCTTTTAATGGCTTTAGGAGGCTCTACGAGGGAGGTCGTTCGTGAGGAGTTCTACGGCTCATACATGCCTACGATAGACATGTCTATATGCTTCAACTGTGGGCGGTGCGCCGAGGCCTGCGAGTTTAACGCGATACATATGGCTCCTGAAGGCCCAGTCATAGACTATTCCAAATGTGAAGGGTTAGGGACATGCGCCGTCGTATGCTCTGTTAAAGCCATAACCCTCGTCGAGGATAAGACGGGTGACATCTATGCCTCTGAGACCCCCTTCGGGATCACGGTTGTAACCGGAGACTTGGAGCTTGGTAAAGGTAACAGCGGTAGGCTTGTCTATGATCTTAAGGAGCGGGCATACCGGATAGCGTCTGAAAAGGGTGTAGAATTCAGGGTCGTAGACGCCGCGCCGGGTATAGGTTGTCCTGTCGTCTCTAGTATAGCGGGCTCAGACCTCCTTATAACGGTCGTAGAGCCCACTCCTCAGTCTCTGAAGGGCTCCCTCAGGCTTCTAGAGGTCGCTGAAACCCTAGGCATCAAGACTGTTGCGATAATAAACAAGTATAACTTAAACCCAGACTTCACCGCTGAGGTCGAGAAGAAGCTTGGAGTCGAAGTCTTAGGATACGTGCCCTATGACGATGCGGTGGTCGAAGCCTATACGTCTGCTGTACCTCTCCTAGAGTATTCTCCGGCCTCAAAGGCCTCGGAAGCGTTGGTCAAGTGCTTCGATAGGTTTAGAGAAGGGTGGTTTAGGTGA
- a CDS encoding P-loop NTPase produces the protein MTVLTVTGGKGGTGKTVVAVNLALALSSLTGERVLLVDLDVDNPCTYTLLNVEPKTVEEVKSFKPVIDKDACVRCGTCVKYCPTHALFLIPNAGLSFIETLCEGCAMCMYVCPKEAISRGHCLTGWVKEADAGDLHLVLGELRPGDRKYHDVMEATLNYAKRIWGNYRIVVIDTPPGTGKGILMALNSSDVIVAVTEPTSLGLLDLKRLNRLVTPLGKPEIVVVNKYGLPGGAHNKLERYLQECGLRWAKIRYDKRLMSAYIRGKPVICYDPNAPSALDIQALAKMLTKEMGLNRS, from the coding sequence GTGACTGTACTAACGGTTACAGGCGGTAAGGGTGGTACTGGTAAAACGGTAGTGGCCGTCAACTTGGCTTTAGCCTTAAGCTCTTTGACGGGTGAACGCGTGCTCCTAGTAGACCTCGATGTGGATAACCCCTGTACGTATACTCTACTAAACGTCGAACCTAAAACCGTAGAGGAGGTTAAGTCGTTTAAACCGGTTATAGACAAGGACGCGTGCGTCAGATGTGGTACATGCGTAAAATACTGTCCGACTCATGCGCTCTTCTTGATACCTAACGCAGGTTTATCGTTCATAGAGACTCTTTGTGAAGGCTGTGCGATGTGCATGTATGTATGCCCTAAGGAGGCTATAAGCCGTGGTCACTGTTTAACAGGCTGGGTTAAGGAGGCTGATGCAGGAGACCTGCATCTAGTCTTAGGCGAACTCAGACCGGGCGACCGTAAATACCATGACGTTATGGAGGCCACTTTAAACTACGCCAAAAGGATCTGGGGAAACTACAGGATTGTAGTGATAGATACTCCCCCTGGAACCGGTAAGGGTATTCTCATGGCTTTGAACAGCTCAGACGTCATAGTAGCCGTTACGGAACCTACCAGTCTAGGTCTCTTAGACCTCAAGAGGCTTAATAGGCTCGTTACCCCCTTGGGTAAACCTGAGATAGTGGTCGTCAACAAGTATGGACTACCTGGCGGGGCTCATAATAAGCTTGAACGGTACCTACAGGAGTGCGGTCTCAGGTGGGCTAAAATACGTTACGATAAGCGGTTGATGAGCGCTTATATTCGAGGAAAGCCTGTCATATGCTACGACCCAAACGCCCCGTCTGCCTTAGATATCCAGGCTTTAGCGAAGATGCTGACGAAGGAGATGGGTCTAAATCGAAGCTGA
- a CDS encoding cation diffusion facilitator family transporter yields MIDRRLRIEEGEKAAKVALTIDGLLSLLKITVGVFSGITMLTADGLHGLADSVTSIATWLGLFLSKRKPTGRFPYGYYKAENLASLLVSTFILYTSYEVLLDGFETFFKPEPISMPFEATIVASFSALISSLLFLYLKKVASRIGSQSISAIAKEKMIDVLFAVSVVIGILLVVYTKMFYVEGVLTTAISIPVFYTGLLIMRDAVYALMDVSPSKTVEEKVMQAIGSVEGVIGFRDLKLRKSGSFLFGEVVIKVKPGLSVEKAHEVADKLEKAIKSKVEELEYITIHIEPTEKPVQKVAIPIEHYIGLDSRPAERFGRSKNILIATVSLEDKEVMNLTVVKNPHSQNRVRAGLKTAKLLLKHGVDAVVTSEIGEIAYHTLRDGLVLIYLLEGSTVKEVLDRFMDKKLMVLERPTREVA; encoded by the coding sequence ATGATAGACCGACGCCTCAGAATCGAAGAGGGTGAGAAAGCGGCTAAGGTGGCCTTGACCATAGACGGTTTGTTAAGTCTTTTGAAGATAACGGTAGGTGTCTTCTCCGGTATCACTATGTTGACCGCCGACGGGTTACATGGGCTGGCGGATTCCGTGACATCGATAGCTACGTGGCTTGGATTGTTTCTCTCGAAGAGGAAACCCACGGGTAGGTTTCCCTACGGCTACTATAAGGCTGAGAACCTAGCGTCCCTACTTGTATCTACGTTCATACTCTATACGTCCTATGAGGTTCTGCTCGACGGTTTCGAAACGTTTTTCAAGCCCGAGCCCATATCTATGCCCTTCGAAGCTACCATAGTGGCGTCGTTTTCGGCTCTAATCTCTTCTCTCCTATTTCTGTATCTCAAAAAGGTCGCCTCGAGAATAGGCTCTCAGTCGATATCGGCCATAGCCAAGGAGAAGATGATCGACGTTTTGTTTGCGGTCTCTGTGGTCATAGGAATTTTACTCGTAGTTTATACCAAGATGTTTTACGTCGAAGGAGTCCTCACCACGGCGATATCGATTCCAGTCTTCTACACAGGTCTTCTGATAATGAGGGATGCGGTCTACGCTCTGATGGACGTTAGCCCTAGTAAAACGGTCGAGGAGAAAGTTATGCAAGCGATAGGATCTGTGGAAGGTGTTATAGGATTCAGAGACCTTAAGCTTCGTAAGTCGGGCTCCTTCCTATTCGGCGAGGTTGTTATAAAGGTTAAACCGGGTCTAAGCGTCGAGAAGGCGCATGAAGTAGCCGATAAGCTTGAGAAGGCTATAAAAAGTAAGGTTGAGGAGCTTGAATACATAACCATCCACATCGAACCCACGGAGAAACCCGTACAAAAGGTGGCGATTCCCATAGAACACTACATAGGGCTAGACTCTAGACCGGCTGAACGATTCGGTAGGTCTAAGAATATACTCATAGCAACCGTCAGCCTAGAGGATAAGGAAGTTATGAATTTAACGGTCGTTAAAAACCCTCACAGTCAGAATAGAGTCCGGGCAGGTTTGAAGACGGCTAAGCTTTTGCTTAAACACGGCGTGGATGCTGTAGTAACTAGCGAGATAGGTGAGATCGCTTATCATACGCTGAGGGACGGATTGGTCTTGATCTATCTACTCGAGGGTTCTACGGTAAAAGAGGTCCTAGATAGATTCATGGATAAAAAACTCATGGTTCTTGAGAGGCCCACTAGAGAGGTGGCTTAG
- a CDS encoding class I SAM-dependent methyltransferase: MGSGRKRSFEVFDKYADRYDSWYTRHRITAENEAMCLKSLGLRGLGIDIGAGSGFFTKTVGAIALEPSRRMLCKAKEKGLESIRGVSEYIPVRSNILDYAVMVVTLCFLEDPMKALRETWRILKNGGVLALCIVPRDSTWGRFYESRKAESPFYRMAKFYTVEEVIGMLRDTGFKVESIRATLSYGPLDEARVETPVEVYSDRSFVCISARKVVSGVASA; this comes from the coding sequence ATGGGTTCGGGTAGAAAGAGAAGCTTCGAGGTGTTCGACAAGTACGCCGACCGCTACGACTCTTGGTATACGCGTCATAGAATAACCGCTGAGAACGAGGCTATGTGTCTGAAAAGCCTCGGGCTCCGTGGTTTAGGCATTGACATCGGCGCAGGCTCGGGTTTCTTCACAAAGACCGTAGGCGCTATAGCCTTAGAGCCTTCACGTCGGATGCTCTGTAAGGCTAAAGAGAAAGGTCTGGAATCGATCAGGGGGGTGTCTGAATACATACCGGTTAGATCCAACATCTTGGACTACGCAGTTATGGTAGTAACGTTGTGTTTCTTGGAAGACCCTATGAAGGCCCTACGGGAGACGTGGAGGATTTTGAAAAACGGAGGAGTCTTAGCGTTATGCATAGTCCCTAGGGATTCTACGTGGGGCCGATTCTACGAGTCGAGAAAAGCCGAAAGCCCCTTCTACAGGATGGCTAAGTTCTACACGGTCGAGGAGGTCATCGGTATGCTTAGGGATACGGGTTTCAAGGTCGAGTCGATCAGGGCGACGTTATCCTATGGTCCCTTGGACGAAGCTAGGGTCGAAACCCCCGTAGAGGTTTACTCAGACCGAAGCTTCGTCTGTATATCGGCTCGTAAGGTTGTCTCAGGTGTAGCATCCGCTTAG